A single genomic interval of Carettochelys insculpta isolate YL-2023 chromosome 16, ASM3395843v1, whole genome shotgun sequence harbors:
- the SCNN1G gene encoding epithelial sodium channel subunit gamma, which yields MAPGKMIKAKIKKTLPVTGPQAPTVSELMHWYCMNTNTHGCRRIVVSRGRLRRFIWILLTLSAVGLILWQCAELVMSYYTASVSVTVQFQKLPFPAVTICNINPYKYSAMKEHLAELDGETKKALETLYGFSEVKSKVRRDADDWNATAKNVQSKFHERIPLLKFEDLFNRTAVEILSGHKRKIEGSVFHQGSSMVNVGDPQDIVGFQLCDPNNSSDCAVYIFSSGVNAIQEWYKLHYMNIMAQIPLETKVNMGYTAEDLLLTCFFDGISCDTRNFTPFHHPLYGNCYTFNSGENGTILTTSTGGSEYGLQVVLYIEEADYNPFLVTSTGAKIIVHDQDEYPFIEDIGTEIETATATSIGMHFTRSHKLSQPYSDCTETGMDIPVANLYNKTYSLQICLHSCFQKAMVDTCGCAQYAQPLPPGAEYCNYKKYPNWMYCYYKLHEKFVKEQLGCQQICKEACSFKEWTLTTSLAQWPSSVSQDWMLRVLSWDKGQKINKMLNKTDLANLVVFYKDLNERFISENPANNIVILLSNFGGQLGLWMSCSVVCVIEIIEVFFIDSFFIIMRQHWQKAKRWWNDRKATRPQEAPRSNTPGKEGHDNPVCTDEDLPTFNTALHLPLPQEPHVPRTPPPNYSTLQLNTAFADQLPDTLEGRGH from the exons ATGGCTCCTGGGAAGATGATCAAAGCCAAGATCAAGAAGACTTTGCCAGTGACTGGCCCGCAAGCACCAACAGTCAGCGAGCTAATGCACTGGTATTGCATGAACACCAACACGCACGGCTGCCGGCGTATCGTGGTGTCCAGGGGACGCTTACGCAGGTTCATCTGGATCCTGCTCACCTTGAGCGCTGTGGGGCTGATCCTGTGGCAGTGTGCTGAGCTTGTCATGTCCTATTACACAGCCTCCGTCTCAGTGACCGTGCAGTTCCAGAAGCTGCCCTTCCCTGCTGTCACCATCTGCAACATCAACCCTTACAA GTATAGTGCAATGAAAGAGCACTTGGCTGAACTGGACGGAGAGACAAAAAAGGCTTTGGAGACTTTATATGGATTTTCAGAGGTCAAATCCAAGGTACGTCGGGATGCAGATGACTGGAATGCTACAGCGAAGAATGTGCAGAGCAAATTTCATGAAAGAATCCCCCTCCTGAAGTTTGAAGACCTTTTTAACAGGACTGCTGTTGAGATCCTGAGTGGCCATAAGCGGAAAATTGAGGGCAGTGTCTTTCACCAAGGTTCCAGCATGGTGAATGTTGGGGATCCACAAGATATTGTTGGATTTCAGTTG TGTGACCCAAACAACAGCAGTGACTGTGCAGTTTATATATTCAGCTCCGGGGTAAATGCTATTCAAGAATGGTACAAGCTGCATTATATGAACATCATGGCACAAATTCCCCTGGAGACAAAAGTGAACATGGGCTATACTGCTGAGGACCTGCTGCTGACGTGTTTCTTCGACGGCATATCTTGTGACACGAG AAACTTCACCCCTTTCCATCACCCGCTGTATGGCAACTGCTACACCTTCAACAGTGGGGAAAACGGAACAATCCTGACCACCTCCACAGGAGGCAGCGAGTATG GTTTGCAGGTTGTTCTTTACATAGAGGAAGCAGATTACAATCCCTTCCTGGTGACGTCGACGGGGGCCAAAATCATTGTCCATGACCAGGATGAATATCCCTTCATCGAAGATATCGGCACTGAGATTGAGACTGCAACAGCCACCTCCATCGGGATGCACTTT ACTCGCTCGCACAAGCTAAGCCAGCCCTACAGCGACTGCACAGAGACTGGCATGGACATCCCAGTAGCAAACCTCTACAACAAGACATACTCCCTGCAG ATTTGCCTGCATTCTTGTTTCCAGAAGGCCATGGTGGATACCTGTGGCTGTGCCCAGTACGCCCAGCCCTTACCACCCGGCGCAGAATACTGCAACTACAAGAAATACCCCAACTGGA TGTACTGCTACTACAAGCTGCATGAGAAGTTCGTGAAGGAGCAGTTGGGCTGCCAGCAGATTTGCAAAGAAGCCTGCAG CTTTAAGGAGTGGACATTGACCACCAGCTTAGCCCAGTGGCCATCTTCTGTGTCTCAG GACTGGATGCTTCGAGTCCTCTCTTGGGACAAAGGGCAGAAAATCAACAAAATGTTGAACAA AACAGACCTTGCAAACCTGGTGGTGTTCTACAAAGACCTGAACGAAAGGTTCATTTCCGAGAATCCTGCCAACAAC atTGTCATTCTTCTTTCCAACTTTGGGGGCCAGCTGGGCCTCTGGATGAGCTGCTCTGTGGTTTGTGTCATTGAGATCATCGAAGTTTTCTTCATCGACTCGTTCTTCATCATCATGAGGCAGCACTGGCAAAAGGCAAAGAGATGGTGGAACGACCGAAAAGCCACACGCCCTCAGGAGGCACCTCGGAGTAACACTCCCGGCAAAGAAGGCCACGACAACCCCGTCTGCACCGATGAGGACTTGCCCACCTTTAACACGGCCCTTCACTTGCCACTGCCCCAGGAACCTCATGTGCCCAGGACTCCTCCGCCCAACTACAGCACGTTGCAGCTCAACACTGCATTCGCAGACCAGCTGCCTGACaccctggagggcaggggccattGA